One Candidatus Methylomirabilota bacterium genomic window, CGGAATGGGGACGAATACCAGTGGATAGTGTGCGTCCTTAGCGAGAAGCCATCCCCCGAACCCGATCCGGCCCGCGATGAGCAGCGACACGAACAACAGCGCCGCTTCGGCCCGCGGGCGGGGAATCCAGCCGATCTGGAACCGCTCGCTCCACGTCAGCAGCAGGGGAGTCACGAGAAGGACGCCAGCCGTGTCTCCCAGCCACCACGTGAACCAAATGGTCCCGTATGCGGCCGACGGTGAGATCCCAGCCAAACTGATGATCGTCGGGCCCACGCTCGGACTCACGAGGCACGCCAGGAGCGCCACGGCCGTAAATTTGAAGACGTCTTGGGCACGGTTGAACGGACTGCTCGAGCCGACAAACCGCTGAAGCAGGAACCCGCCCACCACGGCTTCCAACGCGTTCCCGATGCCGATAGCCCAGGAGACCATGACGATCGTGACGACGCCGGCCGCTTGATTGGCGAGAAACGCCACGACGTTCGCCAGGAATGCCCCGAGCGTGATACCCGGCCAGACGCGATACCCCGCCAGGAGAACCGCGGCCAAGGCGACTCCCGACGGCGGCCACACCGGCGACGCGTTTGTCTTCTCGAATGCCAACTGCAAGCTGAGGCTGGCCGCCCCGTAATAAAGGGCAGCGACAACAATCACCTGGATGGCCCACTGCCGCCGGGATGGTCGCGAGAGAAAGTTCATCGGATGGTCGAGGTCTGGCTCTCCGAGCCCAGTCTGAGTGAAGCGTGGCTCCTTTTGCAACTTTCTAGACGAGACAGTGTTAGCAAGTCAATTCCGGATCGCGTCCGCTCGGCGAACGCCTCCAGTTCTCTGGCCGACGCGCGGCTAACCGGGATAGAGCTGCGGGTAGTGCCGCTGCGCGCACTCGGGGCACAGCCCGTGCGTGAACTTGGCCTCGGAATGCTCCTGGATGTACGCTTCCAGCCGGATCCACAGGCCCTGATCGTTGCGGATCTTGTTGCAGTAGCTGCAGATACGTAGCAGGCCCCGCAACGTCTTGAGGCTGTCCATCAGGCCTTCGCGCTGCTTCTCGGCGTCGCGGCGCTCGGCGACGACCGCCGCGACGGTCATGGTCGTCACCGCAATGGTCCCCATGAACACCTGCAACAGCAGCAGGGACTCGTTGGGGGTCCCCCGGGCGAACGGCCCAAAACCATGCAGCGTGCCCCAGAGCGCCAGGGCGGACAGGGCCACCGTCGCCGTCGCCGCCTCGCGCTGACCGAACCGGAACGCCGCCCACACGAGAAGCGGGACACACAGGAATTCCAGCGGAGAATTGTTGATACCGGTCGGCAACCACCCGCCGAACACGACCTGACCCACCAGCAGGAGTGACAGGACCAGGAGCAGGGCCTCCCATCCCTGCTCGCGCGGCCACCGCCAACGACGGTTGACGCTCCAGACCAGCAGCGGCGGAGCCACGATCAGGGCGCCGGCCGCGTCACCCAGCCACCACGTCCACCAGATCGATCCGTACGCGGCCCAGCTGGCAAAGCCACCGAGCGTGAGACTGGTGACGCCGACGGTGGCGCTCACGGTCGTGCTCACGACGCCGGCCAGGACCGCGAACTTGAAGATGTCCCGCGCGCGATCCAGCGCTCGGGAGCCGTTGGCGAATGTGTTGACCAGGTACGCGCCCACCACACCCTCCAGCGTGTTCCCGGTCGCGATGCCCATCGAGGTGGCCACCGAGCCCACCGTGGTGATGTTCACCAGGAAGGCGCCCAGCAGAATGCCCGGCCAGACGTGATAGCCGCGCACGAGGAAGGCAGCCAACGCGATTCCCGTGGGTGGCCAGACCGCGGTGGCGCTGGCGTGTACGAAGGCCAGCTGGAGGCCGAGTTTGCCGGCGACGACGTAGGCGGCGGCCACGATCGCGAGCTCCGCCAGCCGCGCGAAAGTGCGGGCGCGTGCCCGCGAGGCTCTCCTCGGCCTCGCGCCCCCCGTTGCCTCGGCGGGCGCCGGCACCGGATGCGATCCTTCCTTACACGCGGCATGCGTTCTGGGCACGACGGATCAAGGATGGTGCAACGTGGGTGCCAGAAGCCTATAGGTGAGGGATTACGCGGTCTTTTCCCGAGACAAGCACGGCCCGAGATCGAACAGCGCGTGCCAGGCTGACCTGCGCCACCCGGGGCCCGCTCGACGAACGCCCGAGCGCGCGCGTGATGCCGAGAGGGAATGCACGCTCAGTCGATTTTCTCTTGCCGCCGCCGCAACGCCTGGGTATAGTCGGCACCCCGATCGGACGTGTTCGCTTTTCGGTAGGCCCGAGCCCCGGCCGTAACGGGACCGGTCCCAGCCGAGGAGGATCGCGGTGGCCGGGATCACCCTGCACCAGGCGACAACCCTCGTGGAGGCGGCGCTCCGGAAGGCTCGGGAGTCGGGCGGTGCGCCGCTGGCGGGGGCCGTCCTCGACGACGGGGGGCGCCTGAAGGCCTTCGCCCGGGAGGACGGCGCCGGCATCATCCGTCCCCAGATCGCCATGGCCAAGGCCGGGGGCGCGCTCGGGTTGGGCGTCGGGTCCCGGGCGCTGGCGCGCCGGGTGGCCGAGCAACCCCAACAGCAGCCTTTCTTCACCGCGCTCAGCGCCATGTCCGGGGGGCGGGTGGTTCCGGCGGCGGGCGGTGTGCTGATCCGCGACGGCAGCGGCGCGCTGATCAGGCGCGGTCGGAATCTCCGGCGACGTTTCGGACAAGGACGAGGCCCGGCAGCGCTGGCCGGCATCGAGGCGGCCAAGCTCGCGGGCCACTGGCTAAGAGTCTTGAGCTAGCCAAGGAGCACGACCGATGAAGATCCACCGGCTCTACGCGGACAAGAACGGCGAGTCGCATTTTCAGGACGTGCCGGTCGAGTTCAACGAATCCTCCCGGAGCGGGCGGCTGTCGGCGCGCCTGCCGGCCACCGGGATCATCTTCCGCGAGGTGTCGCCCGACTACGACCTCGACTGGCATCCCGCCCCCCGGCGGCAGTACATCATCAATCTCGACGCGGGGGTC contains:
- a CDS encoding heme-binding protein translates to MAGITLHQATTLVEAALRKARESGGAPLAGAVLDDGGRLKAFAREDGAGIIRPQIAMAKAGGALGLGVGSRALARRVAEQPQQQPFFTALSAMSGGRVVPAAGGVLIRDGSGALIRRGRNLRRRFGQGRGPAALAGIEAAKLAGHWLRVLS
- a CDS encoding MASE1 domain-containing protein — protein: MAAAYVVAGKLGLQLAFVHASATAVWPPTGIALAAFLVRGYHVWPGILLGAFLVNITTVGSVATSMGIATGNTLEGVVGAYLVNTFANGSRALDRARDIFKFAVLAGVVSTTVSATVGVTSLTLGGFASWAAYGSIWWTWWLGDAAGALIVAPPLLVWSVNRRWRWPREQGWEALLLVLSLLLVGQVVFGGWLPTGINNSPLEFLCVPLLVWAAFRFGQREAATATVALSALALWGTLHGFGPFARGTPNESLLLLQVFMGTIAVTTMTVAAVVAERRDAEKQREGLMDSLKTLRGLLRICSYCNKIRNDQGLWIRLEAYIQEHSEAKFTHGLCPECAQRHYPQLYPG